The proteins below come from a single Tribolium castaneum strain GA2 chromosome 9, icTriCast1.1, whole genome shotgun sequence genomic window:
- the Clc gene encoding clathrin light chain isoform X6 yields MSNFGDAFDQPEVDPAAEFLAREQDDLAGLEDEVKPAAISAPVVNGVSPSPPPLNREVREEPEKIKKWREEQIKRLEEKDAEEEKKKLELREIARKELEEWYKNHEEAIAKTKAANRDAAKNAEKQFVAEDDEIVPGTEWERIAKLCDFNPKAKQGSKDVSRMRSIVLQLKQSPIPINNKA; encoded by the exons ATGTCGAATTTTGGGGACGCATTCGATCAGCCTGAGGTGGACCCCGCAGCCGAGTTTTTGGCTCGCGAGCAGGACGATTTGGCGGGTCTTGAAGACGAAGTAAAACCAGCTGCTATTTCAGCACCGGTTGTTAACGGTG TGTCACCATCTCCACCGCCCTTAAATCGGGAAGTGAGGGAGGAGCccgagaaaataaaaaaatggaggGAAGAGCAAATCAAACGTTTGGAAGAAAAAG ATGCGGAGGAAGAAAAAAAGAAGCTGGAACTGCGTGAAATTGCGCGAAAGGAATTAGAGGAATGGTACAAGAACCATGAGGAAGCTATTGCGAAAACTAAAGCTGCAAACAG GGATGCAGCAAA GAATGCGGAAAAGCAGTTTGTCGCTGAAGATGATGAAATCGTGCCAGGGACAGAGTGGGAACGGATCGCAAAACTGTGCGATTTCAATCCCAAAGCAAAACAAGGAAGTAAGGATGTTTCACGTATGCGCTCTATTGTTTTACAGCTTAAACAGTCACCGATCCCCATTAATAATAAGGCTTAG
- the Clc gene encoding clathrin light chain isoform X5 — translation MSNFGDAFDQPEVDPAAEFLAREQDDLAGLEDEVKPAAISAPVVNGDAHLKAENDKLRGVSPSPPPLNREVREEPEKIKKWREEQIKRLEEKDAEEEKKKLELREIARKELEEWYKNHEEAIAKTKAANRDAAKNAEKQFVAEDDEIVPGTEWERIAKLCDFNPKAKQGSKDVSRMRSIVLQLKQSPIPINNKA, via the exons ATGTCGAATTTTGGGGACGCATTCGATCAGCCTGAGGTGGACCCCGCAGCCGAGTTTTTGGCTCGCGAGCAGGACGATTTGGCGGGTCTTGAAGACGAAGTAAAACCAGCTGCTATTTCAGCACCGGTTGTTAACGGTG ATGCCCATCTCAAGGCTGAAAACGATAAATTAAGGGGTG TGTCACCATCTCCACCGCCCTTAAATCGGGAAGTGAGGGAGGAGCccgagaaaataaaaaaatggaggGAAGAGCAAATCAAACGTTTGGAAGAAAAAG ATGCGGAGGAAGAAAAAAAGAAGCTGGAACTGCGTGAAATTGCGCGAAAGGAATTAGAGGAATGGTACAAGAACCATGAGGAAGCTATTGCGAAAACTAAAGCTGCAAACAG GGATGCAGCAAA GAATGCGGAAAAGCAGTTTGTCGCTGAAGATGATGAAATCGTGCCAGGGACAGAGTGGGAACGGATCGCAAAACTGTGCGATTTCAATCCCAAAGCAAAACAAGGAAGTAAGGATGTTTCACGTATGCGCTCTATTGTTTTACAGCTTAAACAGTCACCGATCCCCATTAATAATAAGGCTTAG
- the LOC103312603 gene encoding F-box/LRR-repeat protein 20-like, with protein sequence MPKQKLRPKKPISSLFSMSADCVASNLIFYENLNYLPPYIKAIILRKLLRGKFAKNVNKLLSDLIYPDLNHINLSSIYVDDGTLKVLKSCIYLTEINLRNCDNQGFSSESLKMLLKQTGRLLVLDISHCKQFNDDALTCLSTNCQNVRELLAENCSFTDAGLADLAQNNKKLECLTASNNNISGDGISRAVQNKNWRFLRELRLDNCPKITDDALKTVIENCPKIEILTFFNCELGDETSIFQDISKTCTRLKQLHWTVTW encoded by the exons tccaatttgattttttacgaGAACTTGAATTATTTGCCCCCTTATATCAAGGCAATAATCTTGCGCAAATTATTAAGaggcaaatttgcaaaaaatgtgaataaattACTATCGGATTTAATTTATCCCGACCTGAACCACATAAACTTATCGTCGATATACGTGGACGATGGCACGTTAAAAGTGCTGAAAAGTTGCATTTATCTGACTGAAATAAACTTGCGAAATTGCGACAATCAAGGGTTTTCAAgcgaaa GCTTGAAGATGTTATTGAAACAAACAGGCAGGTTATTAGTTCTTGATATTTCGCACTGCAAACAATTTAACGATGATGCACTGACGTGCTTATCAACCAACTGCCAAAACGTGCGAGAGCTATTAGCGGAAAATTGCAGCTTCACAGACGCTGGACTTGCAGATTTGGcccaaaataacaaaaaactagAGTGCCTTACAGCATCCAACAACAAT ATTAGTGGGGATGGTATCAGCAGAGCTGTTCAGAATAAGAACTGGCGATTTTTACGAGAATTGCGATTAGATAACTGCCCGAAAATCACAGACGATGCTTTAAAAACTGTCATAGAAAACTGCCCAAAAATAGAAATTCTGACTTTCTTCAACTGCGAGTTAGGag ACGAAACATCAATATTTCAAGACATTTCAAAAACTTGCACGAGACTTAAACAATTGCATTGGACGGTAACGTGGTAA
- the Clc gene encoding clathrin light chain isoform X1 translates to MSNFGDAFDQPEVDPAAEFLAREQDDLAGLEDEVKPAAISAPVVNGDDPTNSASSFEMVEGFEDGTSIKREEFDDAHLKAENDKLRGVSPSPPPLNREVREEPEKIKKWREEQIKRLEEKDAEEEKKKLELREIARKELEEWYKNHEEAIAKTKAANRDAAKNAEKQFVAEDDEIVPGTEWERIAKLCDFNPKAKQGSKDVSRMRSIVLQLKQSPIPINNKA, encoded by the exons ATGTCGAATTTTGGGGACGCATTCGATCAGCCTGAGGTGGACCCCGCAGCCGAGTTTTTGGCTCGCGAGCAGGACGATTTGGCGGGTCTTGAAGACGAAGTAAAACCAGCTGCTATTTCAGCACCGGTTGTTAACGGTG ATGATCCAACCAATTCTGCGAGCAGTTTTGAAATGGTCGAAGGTTTTGAAGATGGAACGTCAATTAAAAGAGAAGAATTCGATG ATGCCCATCTCAAGGCTGAAAACGATAAATTAAGGGGTG TGTCACCATCTCCACCGCCCTTAAATCGGGAAGTGAGGGAGGAGCccgagaaaataaaaaaatggaggGAAGAGCAAATCAAACGTTTGGAAGAAAAAG ATGCGGAGGAAGAAAAAAAGAAGCTGGAACTGCGTGAAATTGCGCGAAAGGAATTAGAGGAATGGTACAAGAACCATGAGGAAGCTATTGCGAAAACTAAAGCTGCAAACAG GGATGCAGCAAA GAATGCGGAAAAGCAGTTTGTCGCTGAAGATGATGAAATCGTGCCAGGGACAGAGTGGGAACGGATCGCAAAACTGTGCGATTTCAATCCCAAAGCAAAACAAGGAAGTAAGGATGTTTCACGTATGCGCTCTATTGTTTTACAGCTTAAACAGTCACCGATCCCCATTAATAATAAGGCTTAG
- the Clc gene encoding clathrin light chain isoform X2 gives MSNFGDAFDQPEVDPAAEFLAREQDDLAGLEDEVKPAAISAPVVNGDDPTNSASSFEMVEGFEDGTSIKREEFDDAHLKAENDKLRGVSPSPPPLNREVREEPEKIKKWREEQIKRLEEKDAEEEKKKLELREIARKELEEWYKNHEEAIAKTKAANRNAEKQFVAEDDEIVPGTEWERIAKLCDFNPKAKQGSKDVSRMRSIVLQLKQSPIPINNKA, from the exons ATGTCGAATTTTGGGGACGCATTCGATCAGCCTGAGGTGGACCCCGCAGCCGAGTTTTTGGCTCGCGAGCAGGACGATTTGGCGGGTCTTGAAGACGAAGTAAAACCAGCTGCTATTTCAGCACCGGTTGTTAACGGTG ATGATCCAACCAATTCTGCGAGCAGTTTTGAAATGGTCGAAGGTTTTGAAGATGGAACGTCAATTAAAAGAGAAGAATTCGATG ATGCCCATCTCAAGGCTGAAAACGATAAATTAAGGGGTG TGTCACCATCTCCACCGCCCTTAAATCGGGAAGTGAGGGAGGAGCccgagaaaataaaaaaatggaggGAAGAGCAAATCAAACGTTTGGAAGAAAAAG ATGCGGAGGAAGAAAAAAAGAAGCTGGAACTGCGTGAAATTGCGCGAAAGGAATTAGAGGAATGGTACAAGAACCATGAGGAAGCTATTGCGAAAACTAAAGCTGCAAACAG GAATGCGGAAAAGCAGTTTGTCGCTGAAGATGATGAAATCGTGCCAGGGACAGAGTGGGAACGGATCGCAAAACTGTGCGATTTCAATCCCAAAGCAAAACAAGGAAGTAAGGATGTTTCACGTATGCGCTCTATTGTTTTACAGCTTAAACAGTCACCGATCCCCATTAATAATAAGGCTTAG
- the Clc gene encoding clathrin light chain isoform X4: MSNFGDAFDQPEVDPAAEFLAREQDDLAGLEDEVKPAAISAPVVNGDDPTNSASSFEMVEGFEDGTSIKREEFDVSPSPPPLNREVREEPEKIKKWREEQIKRLEEKDAEEEKKKLELREIARKELEEWYKNHEEAIAKTKAANRNAEKQFVAEDDEIVPGTEWERIAKLCDFNPKAKQGSKDVSRMRSIVLQLKQSPIPINNKA; encoded by the exons ATGTCGAATTTTGGGGACGCATTCGATCAGCCTGAGGTGGACCCCGCAGCCGAGTTTTTGGCTCGCGAGCAGGACGATTTGGCGGGTCTTGAAGACGAAGTAAAACCAGCTGCTATTTCAGCACCGGTTGTTAACGGTG ATGATCCAACCAATTCTGCGAGCAGTTTTGAAATGGTCGAAGGTTTTGAAGATGGAACGTCAATTAAAAGAGAAGAATTCGATG TGTCACCATCTCCACCGCCCTTAAATCGGGAAGTGAGGGAGGAGCccgagaaaataaaaaaatggaggGAAGAGCAAATCAAACGTTTGGAAGAAAAAG ATGCGGAGGAAGAAAAAAAGAAGCTGGAACTGCGTGAAATTGCGCGAAAGGAATTAGAGGAATGGTACAAGAACCATGAGGAAGCTATTGCGAAAACTAAAGCTGCAAACAG GAATGCGGAAAAGCAGTTTGTCGCTGAAGATGATGAAATCGTGCCAGGGACAGAGTGGGAACGGATCGCAAAACTGTGCGATTTCAATCCCAAAGCAAAACAAGGAAGTAAGGATGTTTCACGTATGCGCTCTATTGTTTTACAGCTTAAACAGTCACCGATCCCCATTAATAATAAGGCTTAG
- the Clc gene encoding clathrin light chain isoform X3, whose amino-acid sequence MSNFGDAFDQPEVDPAAEFLAREQDDLAGLEDEVKPAAISAPVVNGDDPTNSASSFEMVEGFEDGTSIKREEFDVSPSPPPLNREVREEPEKIKKWREEQIKRLEEKDAEEEKKKLELREIARKELEEWYKNHEEAIAKTKAANRDAAKNAEKQFVAEDDEIVPGTEWERIAKLCDFNPKAKQGSKDVSRMRSIVLQLKQSPIPINNKA is encoded by the exons ATGTCGAATTTTGGGGACGCATTCGATCAGCCTGAGGTGGACCCCGCAGCCGAGTTTTTGGCTCGCGAGCAGGACGATTTGGCGGGTCTTGAAGACGAAGTAAAACCAGCTGCTATTTCAGCACCGGTTGTTAACGGTG ATGATCCAACCAATTCTGCGAGCAGTTTTGAAATGGTCGAAGGTTTTGAAGATGGAACGTCAATTAAAAGAGAAGAATTCGATG TGTCACCATCTCCACCGCCCTTAAATCGGGAAGTGAGGGAGGAGCccgagaaaataaaaaaatggaggGAAGAGCAAATCAAACGTTTGGAAGAAAAAG ATGCGGAGGAAGAAAAAAAGAAGCTGGAACTGCGTGAAATTGCGCGAAAGGAATTAGAGGAATGGTACAAGAACCATGAGGAAGCTATTGCGAAAACTAAAGCTGCAAACAG GGATGCAGCAAA GAATGCGGAAAAGCAGTTTGTCGCTGAAGATGATGAAATCGTGCCAGGGACAGAGTGGGAACGGATCGCAAAACTGTGCGATTTCAATCCCAAAGCAAAACAAGGAAGTAAGGATGTTTCACGTATGCGCTCTATTGTTTTACAGCTTAAACAGTCACCGATCCCCATTAATAATAAGGCTTAG